Genomic window ([Eubacterium] hominis):
TTTGATGGGTACATGTATTATCGTGGTAGCGGTTGCCCTTGTATTTTATGCAAATGAATCCTATCTTCAAAATCAAAAGAAAACCCTTAGTATTATGGCGATGTCAGGCGCAAATTTGGTATCAATCACCAAATACTTTGCGCTACAGCACCTCATCTGTATGTTGTTTGCGATGATCGCAGGTATACTTATTTCATTTATAGGATTGCCCATCGTCAATTTTATATTATCAATTGCGACATCTTTGATCATTCCTATCTTTGCTTATGATATTTCAGCATATGGAATAGGACTTTTGATCATTATGGTAATGTTATTCTTTTTATGGCTGTGTGACATTGGGTATGTATATCGTACTGATAAATTTGAACTGACCAAATCTGTGGCAACAAAACAGCCGATGTAATGCCTGGCAAGAAAATATTTTCTTTATTAGGATATGGCATTCCTTTAATGATGATAATCATGATTCCACCTGTTTTACAATTATATCTTGTGTATATGATCATAGGCATGTTTGGCATCAGTGGTATTTTTCATAATATCCTGCCAGTCATATTTGAAAAATTACAGAAAAAGTATGCGTATGATGCTACAAAATCTATCTTATATTCTAATCTGATAGAAGCTGTAAAATCCAATGGATTCTTAACACGTATGATATCTATCTCCATGATGATTTTAAGTGTTTTATTATGTAGTAATGCACAACAGTCTTTGACGATTACATTTATCGCAATTTCCTTTGTGATTATGATCAGTATGATGCTATTGTGTATCTACAATAATATGACAACCCTAGCCGCAAAACGTACGATACAATACAGTAACCTTGTTTTATTGGGATATGATGAAAAGATGATCAAATCAATCATCAAGAAGGAGCAGTACTGGTACTTTGCGTTATTATTCTTATTACCATTTGTCTATGTGATAATCAGTATTGTGAAGTTTATGATGTATCAGGATATATCAATTATATTTACCATCAGTGTACTAGCTGTATTCATTGTTTTAATTATTCTATGTGAAAAATTATGTGAACTGCCACATGCTGCAGTATTAAAAAACAGGAGGTTTTCATCATGAGCGTATTAGAAGCAAAAGAAGTATCAAAAATATATTGTAAAGGCAAAGAAAATGAAGTTACCGCATTAAATCAAGTATCGTTAGCTGTAGAATCAGGTGAATTTATCAGTATTATGGGACCCAGTGGTTCTGGTAAATCAACATTACTACATGTATTAAGTGGTTTAGATACCATCTCTTTGGGTACTGTGGAGATTAATGACACTGATATTAGTAAGATGGGGGAAGCAGAAATGAGTCAATTTCGCCGAGGACATATCGGTTATGTTTTTCAGAATTTCAATCTGATTGATTCACTTTCTGTACATGATAATATTGCTTTGCCACTGGCTTTACAAAAGGGCGACAAACAGGCAATAGAATCAAAGATTCAGGAATATCTAACATCTTTGAACATTGCATCGGTAAAAGATAAACTGCCAAATGATTGTAGTGGTGGGCAGTGCCAGCGTACTGCGATAGCTAGAGCACTTGTACATGGTCCAAGTATTTTGTTTGCGGATGAACCAACTGGAAATCTTGACTCCGCAAATGCCCACGATGTATTAGAAATTCTTCAGAAGTTAAATTCAGAAAAAAATGTAACCATTATGATGGTAACGCATGATTCTATGGTAGCCAGTTATTCACAAAAGGTTTTATTTTTACGTGATGGCGTAATTGAACATGTCATAGAAAAAAAAGATAAACCACAGACAAAGTATTATGAAGAAATTGCTTCTTTCAATCTAAAAGATCGTATTCATATGATTAAGTAAGCACATAAAGACCAGATAACATATTTGGTCTTTTTTTCATAGATGAGCGCTTTATCTAAATCTTAATTCATATAATTTTGTATCTACAGGCAATTATACGTTGCACATTTTATGAACAGTGATAAAATATAGTAGACTTGGAAAGGACGAGGACTATGCATAATTTTTGGGGACATTTAAGTACCATCACAATTCATAAATGGCGTGTTATGAAACTTTGTTTTCGCTGTGGATTATATAAACAAGGATTAAAACATGATCTTTCTAAATATTCTCCTGTTGAATTTATTCCGGGTGTCCGCTATTTTCAAGGGAACCGCAGCCCGATTAATCGTGAAAAGGAATTACATGGTTACTCTATGGGCTGGCTGCATCACAAAGGCAGAAATCCTCATCATTGGGAATACTGGTTAGATAATGGTGATGAAGCACAGCATGGTGTAAAACCTGTGCGTATGCCTGTAAACTATGTAGTGGAAATGTTTTGTGATCGTATTGCCGCAAGCCGGACATATATGAAGGAGAAGTATCATGATGCGAGTGCTTATGAATATTTTATGAATGGCTATGATCGTGTTATGATGCATCCAGAAACAAAAGATTTATTACAATCTTTACTGGAATATCATCGAGATCATGGATTAGATGAAACGATTGCTTATATTCGCAAGGATATTTTAAAAAACAAATAAAACAAAAGCAGAATCACATGATGAACACATGCATTCTGCTTTTCTATACCTTAAATTTCTTCTTCAATACCGCCAAGTAATTCCAGTAATCGATTTAAATCATCATTGCCTTCATATTTGATCACAATCTGTTTTTCATCTACTTTAACTTTTGTCTGGAATTTTGATTGTAATCTTGCCTCTACCTGACCTAAATGAATATCTTTTGGTTTTGGCTGAGGTTTTTCTTTTGGCTCGTTTAATTCTTTTACAAGTGCTTCTACAGCACGTACACTCATATGAGAACTGATTGCCTTATGTGCTACATCATCCATAAGAGATGTATCTTTTAATCCAAGTAAAGCACGAACATGCCCCATGCTTAACTCTCCATCAACGACATAGTTCTGCACCTTTTTAGGAAGTTTTAACAATCGAAGCATATTGGCAACATGTTCTCTGGATTTTCCAATACGTTTCGCTAATTCTTCTTGTGTATAGCCAAGTTTCTTGATTAACTTTTCATACCCCTGTGCTTCTTCAATGGCATTTAAATCTTCACGCTGAATATTTTCCAACAATGCGATTTCCATCATCTGTTGATCATCCAACTCCATTAGAATGGCAGGGATTGTTTCAAGACCAGCTAATTTACTTGCGCGTAAACGGCGTTCACCGGTAACTAATTCATAGCCTCTTACCGCTTTTTTTACGATGATAGGTGTGAATACCCCATGTTGTTTGATAGATTCACTTAATTCCTGTATCTTTTCATCATCGAATTTTTTACGTGGCTGATATGGATTTGGTTTTACCTCATCAACAGCGACCTCAAAGCGATCAGCTACATGCTCATCCAGATTTCCCTGTTGAATATTTTCCAGGACATCGTCGACCTCTTCACCAAAAATGGCCGCAAGTCCTTTTCCCAGTCTTGGACTGCTCTCTTTTTTCGCCATGGTAAAACCTCCTACTTTTTCTTCTTGTTCATTTTTGAAACTTCATTCGCAAGTCCTGCATAAGCTTTTGCGCCTTCACAACGTACATCATATTCAAAGATAGACATACCTCTGGATGGTGCTTCACTTAGTTTTACATTTCTTGGTATGTAGTTTTTATACACACGATCTTTAAAGTGCTGACGTACTTCCTGTTGTACTTCTACACTCAGTTTAGTACGTGCATCATACATCGTTAAGACAACACCTTCGATTTTTAAATTCTTATTGAATAGCTGCTGTACCAAACGAATCGTTAACAACAACTGCGTAACACCCTCCAATGCATAATATTCACATTGTACAGGGATAATCACAGAATCCGCAGCAGTTAATGCGTTGGTATTCAATAATCCTAAGCTAGGTGGACAATCAATGATAATATAATCATAATCATCTTTTACCTTAATTAATTTATTACGAAGTAGTTCTTCTTTTCCTACTTCAAATTTTACCATTTGTAAATCAGCACCGGCTAATGATATATTGGCTGGTACGATATCGATTGGTGGTGAGCTTAATTTTTCTCTTACATCTGATACTTCATAATCTTCCATAATCAGATTGTATACAGATGGTTTATCTTCACCAACCTGTGCGCCAACACCCTGTGTTGCATTGCCCTGCGGGTCAAAGTCAACCAGCAGAACTTTATGTCCTAAATATCCCAAACCAGCCGCAAGGTTGATAGACGTAGTGGTTTTCCCTACGCCGCCTTTCTGGTTGGAAACAGCTATGATTTTTCCCATAGTTTCCACCTTTCTACTTCGGCAGACGGATTGTGATGATGACATCATCTTCCGTTTCCTGTTCCTGTATTTCTGCAGTATTTCCTGCACGTTCTACCATTTTTACAGCCTGATGAATCGTATTAATTGCGATTTTCAGGTTTTTAGAGATACCTTTCAGCATCACTTTGCGTTTTTCTTCTTTTGGCAGAGCATCCTGTTTCAACATTTTTTCAGTCTGCGCTACCGTTAAACTTTTCTTAACAATTTTCTTTAATGCTTTTTTCTGTTTATCCTCATCCAGACCAAGCAATGCTCTAGCATGACGTTCTGTGATTTCTTTTGCGCTGACTGCATTTTGAACCTCTTCATTCAGATTCAATAAACGAATTTTGTTTGCGATACTGGACTGACTTTTTCCAACCCGCAAAGCAAGCTGTGACTGATTTAATCCAGCATACTTCATGATTTCTACGTAAGATTTCGCTTCTTCAATCGCACTCAGATTTTCTCTTTGAATGTTTTCCACCAATGCCATTTCTGCCATTTGTATTTCATTAGCATCCATCACAATGGCAGGTATTTCTACTGCGCCATTCAGTTTCATTGCACGAAAGCGACGTTCTCCCGCAACAATCTGATACTTGCCATCTACTTCTCTGACTGTTAATGGCTGTATCAGTCCATTTTCTCGAATTGACTGTGCCAGATCCATCAATGCATCATCATTAAATTCTAAACGTGGCTGATATGGATTTGGTTCCACAAGATCAATCGATATCATCTTTGATTCTTTCATTCTATTCCTCCTCATAAAGGATTCTTCTTGATTTTCGCAAATGCTCTGGGATATTTATTAGGTGTCGGTTTTACTTTCTGATAAACAAAGTTCACCCGCTTAGAACCATCACTCAGCGTTTTGAAGTTTCTCTGTACTTCTTTACAACCCAGTGTTGTAATCGCTTTTTGTGCAAGGGAGGCTTCTTCTTCTCCATTCGCACCTTTCATAGCGATAAAATATCCATTCATTTTCACAAGAGGAATACACAATTCACTTAACACAGGCAAATTTGCCACTGCCCTTGCACTGACAAAATCAAAACTTTCCCTATATTGTTTTGCATAATCTTCTGCACGTGCATGAACACAAGCTACATCATCCAGCTTCAACGCTTCACACAACGCCTTTAAAAAAGTAACACGTTTCCCCAGTGTTTCCACGATTGTAATCTTTAACTCTGGATATACAATCTTTAAGGGGATACTTGGGAATCCAGCTCCTGCACCTACATCACAGAAACTTCCCTTTATATTGATATCAAAAGAAGGCAGGATCGAATCAAGAAAATGTTTCTCATAGATTTCATCTTCATCAACAATCGCAGTCAGATTCATTTTCTGGTTCCATTCAACGAGCATATCCTTATATATAGAAAACTGTTGTTTCTGCCATTCACTTAGCGTGATACCCTGCTCTTGCATCACATGAAAAAAATCATCTTTATGAAATATTTCAGACATAAGATCCCTCCAGCACCTTCTATTATAAC
Coding sequences:
- a CDS encoding ABC transporter ATP-binding protein — translated: MSVLEAKEVSKIYCKGKENEVTALNQVSLAVESGEFISIMGPSGSGKSTLLHVLSGLDTISLGTVEINDTDISKMGEAEMSQFRRGHIGYVFQNFNLIDSLSVHDNIALPLALQKGDKQAIESKIQEYLTSLNIASVKDKLPNDCSGGQCQRTAIARALVHGPSILFADEPTGNLDSANAHDVLEILQKLNSEKNVTIMMVTHDSMVASYSQKVLFLRDGVIEHVIEKKDKPQTKYYEEIASFNLKDRIHMIK
- a CDS encoding catalase; protein product: MHNFWGHLSTITIHKWRVMKLCFRCGLYKQGLKHDLSKYSPVEFIPGVRYFQGNRSPINREKELHGYSMGWLHHKGRNPHHWEYWLDNGDEAQHGVKPVRMPVNYVVEMFCDRIAASRTYMKEKYHDASAYEYFMNGYDRVMMHPETKDLLQSLLEYHRDHGLDETIAYIRKDILKNK
- a CDS encoding ParB/RepB/Spo0J family partition protein — its product is MAKKESSPRLGKGLAAIFGEEVDDVLENIQQGNLDEHVADRFEVAVDEVKPNPYQPRKKFDDEKIQELSESIKQHGVFTPIIVKKAVRGYELVTGERRLRASKLAGLETIPAILMELDDQQMMEIALLENIQREDLNAIEEAQGYEKLIKKLGYTQEELAKRIGKSREHVANMLRLLKLPKKVQNYVVDGELSMGHVRALLGLKDTSLMDDVAHKAISSHMSVRAVEALVKELNEPKEKPQPKPKDIHLGQVEARLQSKFQTKVKVDEKQIVIKYEGNDDLNRLLELLGGIEEEI
- a CDS encoding ParA family protein — its product is MGKIIAVSNQKGGVGKTTTSINLAAGLGYLGHKVLLVDFDPQGNATQGVGAQVGEDKPSVYNLIMEDYEVSDVREKLSSPPIDIVPANISLAGADLQMVKFEVGKEELLRNKLIKVKDDYDYIIIDCPPSLGLLNTNALTAADSVIIPVQCEYYALEGVTQLLLTIRLVQQLFNKNLKIEGVVLTMYDARTKLSVEVQQEVRQHFKDRVYKNYIPRNVKLSEAPSRGMSIFEYDVRCEGAKAYAGLANEVSKMNKKKK
- a CDS encoding ParB/RepB/Spo0J family partition protein, with translation MKESKMISIDLVEPNPYQPRLEFNDDALMDLAQSIRENGLIQPLTVREVDGKYQIVAGERRFRAMKLNGAVEIPAIVMDANEIQMAEMALVENIQRENLSAIEEAKSYVEIMKYAGLNQSQLALRVGKSQSSIANKIRLLNLNEEVQNAVSAKEITERHARALLGLDEDKQKKALKKIVKKSLTVAQTEKMLKQDALPKEEKRKVMLKGISKNLKIAINTIHQAVKMVERAGNTAEIQEQETEDDVIITIRLPK
- the rsmG gene encoding 16S rRNA (guanine(527)-N(7))-methyltransferase RsmG, which translates into the protein MSEIFHKDDFFHVMQEQGITLSEWQKQQFSIYKDMLVEWNQKMNLTAIVDEDEIYEKHFLDSILPSFDINIKGSFCDVGAGAGFPSIPLKIVYPELKITIVETLGKRVTFLKALCEALKLDDVACVHARAEDYAKQYRESFDFVSARAVANLPVLSELCIPLVKMNGYFIAMKGANGEEEASLAQKAITTLGCKEVQRNFKTLSDGSKRVNFVYQKVKPTPNKYPRAFAKIKKNPL